The window NNNNNNNNNNNNNNNNNNNNNNNNNNNNNNNNNNNNNNNNNNNNNNNNNNNNNNNNNNNNNNNNNNNNNNNNNNNNNNNNNNNNNNNNNNNNNNNNNNNNNNNNNNNNNNNNNNNNNNNNNNNNNNNNNNNNNNNNNNNNNNNNNNNNNNNNNNNNNNNNNNNNNNNNNNNNNNNNNNNNNNNNNNNNNNNNNNNNNNNNNNNNNNNNNNNNNNNNNNNNNNNNNNNNNNNNNNNNNNNNNNNNNNNNNNNNNNNNNNNNNNNNNNNNNNNNNNNNNNNNNNNNNNNNNNNNNNNNNNNNNNNNNNNNNNNNNNNNNNNNNNNNNNNNNNNNNNNNNNNNNNNNNNNNNNNNNNNNNNNNNNNNNNNNNNNNNNNNNNNNNNNNNNNNNNNNNNNNNNNNNNNNNNNNNNNNNNNNNNNNNNNNNNNNNNNNNNNNNNNNNNNNNNNNNNNNNNNNNNNNNNNNNNNNNNNNNNNNNNNNNNNNNNNNNNNNNNNNNNNNNNNNNNNNNNNNNNNNNNNNNNNNNNNNNNNNNNNNNNNNNNNNNNNNNNNNNNNNNNNNNNNNNNNNNNNNNNNNNNNNNNNNNNNNNNNNNNNNNNNNNNNNNNNNNNNNNNNNNNNNNNNNNNNNNNNNNNNNNNNNNNNNNNNNNNNNNNNNNNNNNNNNNNNNNNNNNNNNNNNNNNNNNNNNNNNNNNNNNNNNNNNNNNNNNNNNNNNNNNNNNNNNNNNNNNNNNNNNNNNNNNNNNNNNNNNNNNNNNNNNNNNNNNNNNNNNNNNNNNNNNNNNNNNNNNNNNNNNNNNNNNNNNNNNNNNNNNNNNNNNNNNNNNNNNNNNNNNNNNNNNNNNNNNNNNNNNNNNNNNNNNNNNNNNNNNNNNNNNNNNNNNNNNNNNNNNNNNNNNNNNNNNNNNNNNNNNNNNNNNNNNNNNNNNNNNNNNNNNNNNNNNNNNNNNNNNNNNNNNNNNNNNNNNNNNNNNNNNNNNNNNNNNNNNNNNNNNNNNNNNNNNNNNNNNNNNNNNNNNNNNNNNNNNNNNNNNNNNNNNNNNNNNNNNNNNNNNNNNNNNNNNNNNNNNNNNNNNNNNNNNNNNNNNNNNNNNNNNNNNNNNNNNNNNNNNNNNNNNNNNNNNNNNNNNNNNNNNNNNNNNNNNNNNNNNNNNNNNNNNNNNNNNNNNNNNNNNNNNNNNNNNNNNNNNNNNNNNNNNNNNNNNNNNNNNNNNNNNNNNNNNNNNNNNNNNNNNNNNNNNNNNNNNNNNNNNNNNNNNNNNNNNNNNNNNNNNNNNNNNNNNNNNNNNNNNNNNNNNNNNNNNNNNNNNNNNNNNNNNNNNNNNNNNNNNNNNNNNNNNNNNNNNNNNNNNNNNNNNNNNNNNNNNNNNNNNNNNNNNNNNNNNNNNNNNNNNNNNNNNNNNNNNNNNNNNNNNNNNNNNNNNNNNNNNNNNNNNNNNNNNNNNNNNNNNNNNNNNNNNNNNNNNNNNNNNNNNNNNNNNNNNNNNNNNNNNNNNNNNNNNNNNNNNNNNNNNNNNNNNNNNNNNNNNNNNNNNNNNNNNNNNNNNNNNNNNNNNNNNNNNNNNNNNNNNNNNNNNNNNNNNNNNNNNNNNNNNNNNNNNNNNNNNNNNNNNNNNNNNNNNNNNNNNNNNNNNNNNNNNNNNNNNNNNNNNNNNNNNNNNNNNNNNNNNNNNNNNNNNNNNNNNNNNNNNNNNNNNNNNNNNNNNNNNNNNNNNNNNNNNNNNNNNNNNNNNNNNNNNNNNNNNNNNNNNNNNNNNNNNNNNNNNNNNNNNNNNNNNNNNNNNNNNNNNNNNNNNNNNNNNNNNNNNNNNNNNNNNNNNNNNNNNNNNNNNNNNNNNNNNNNNNNNNNNNNNNNNNNNNNNNNNNNNNNNNNNNNNNNNNNNNNNNNNNNNNNNNNNNNNNNNNNNNNNNNNNNNNNNNNNNNNNNNNNNNNNNNNNNNNNNNNNNNNNNNNNNNNNNNNNNNNNNNNNNNNNNNNNNNNNNNNNNNNNNNNNNNNNNNNNNNNNNNNNNNNNNNNNNNNNNNNNNNNNNNNNNNNNNNNNNNNNNNNNNNNNNNNNNNNNNNNNNNNNNNNNNNNNNNNNNNNNNNNNNNNNNNNNNNNNNNNNNNNNNNNNNNNNNNNNNNNNNNNNNNNNNNNNNNNNNNNNNNNNNNNNNNNNNNNNNNNNNNNNNNNNNNNNNNNNNNNNNNNNNNNNNNNNNNNNNNNNNNNNNNNNNNNNNNNNNNNNNNNNNNNNNNNNNNNNNNNNNNNNNNNNNNNNNNNNNNNNNNNNNNNNNNNNNNNNNNNNNNNNNNNNNNNNNNNNNNNNNNNNNNNNNNNNNNNNNNNNNNNNNNNNNNNNNNNNNNNNNNNNNNNNNNNNNNNNNNNNNNNNNNNNNNNNNNNNNNNNNNNNNNNNNNNNNNNNNNNNNNNNNNNNNNNNNNNNNNNNNNNNNNNNNNNNNNNNNNNNNNNNNNNNNNNNNNNNNNNNNNNNNNNNNNNNNNNNNNNNNNNNNNNNNNNNNNNNNNNNNNNNNNNNNNNNNNNNNNNNNNNNNNNNNNNNNNNNNNNNNNNNNNNNNNNNNNNNNNNNNNNNNNNNNNNNNNNNNNNNNNNNNNNNNNNNNNNNNNNNNNNNNNNNNNNNNNNNNNNNNNNNNNNNNNNNNNNNNNNNNNNNNNNNNNNNNNNNNNNNNNNNNNNNNNNNNNNNNNNNNNNNNNNNNNNNNNNNNNNNNNNNNNNNNNNNNNNNNNNNNNNNNNNNNNNNNNNNNNNNNNNNNNNNNNNNNNNNNNNNNNNNNNNNNNNNNNNNNNNNNNNNNNNNNNNNNNNNNNNNNNNNNNNNNNNNNNNNNNNNNNNNNNNNNNNNNNNNNNNNNNNNNNNNNNNNNNNNNNNNNNNNNNNNNNNNNNNNNNNNNNNNNNNNNNNNNNNNNNNNNNNNNNNNNNNNNNNNNNNNNNNNNNNNNNNNNNNNNNNNNNNNNNNNNNNNNNNNNNNNNNNNNNNNNNNNNNNNNNNNNNNNNNNNNNNNNNNNNNNNNNNNNNNNNNNNNNNNNNNNNNNNNNNNNNNNNNNNNNNNNNNNNNNNNNNNNNNNNNNNNNNNNNNNNNNNNNNNNNNNNNNNNNNNNNNNNNNNNNNNNNNNNNNNNNNNNNNNNNNNNNNNNNNNNNNNNNNNNNNNNNNNNNNNNNNNNNNNNNNNNNNNNNNNNNNNNNNNNNNNNNNNNNNNNNNNNNNNNNNNNNNNNNNNNNNNNNNNNNNNNNNNNNNNNNNNNNNNNNNNNNNNNNNNNNNNNNNNNNNNNNNNNNNNNNNNNNNNNNNNNNNNNNNNNNNNNNNNNNNNNNNNNNNNNNNNNNNNNNNNNNNNNNNNNNNNNNNNNNNNNNNNNNNNNNNNNNNNNNNNNNNNNNNNNNNNNNNNNNNNNNNNNNNNNNNNNNNNNNNNNNNNNNNNNNNNNNNNNNNNNNNNNNNNNNNNNNNNNNNNNNNNNNNNNNNNNNNNNNNNNNNNNNNNNNNNNNNNNNNNNNNNNNNNNNNNNNNNNNNNNNNNNNNNNNNNNNNNNNNNNNNNNNNNNNNNNNNNNNNNNNNNNNNNNNNNNNNNNNNNNNNNNNNNNNNNNNNNNNNNNNNNNNNNNNNNNNNNNNNNNNNNNNNNNNNNNNNNNNNNNNNNNNNNNNNNNNNNNNNNNNNNNNNNNNNNNNNNNNNNNNNNNNNNNNNNNNNNNNNNNNNNNNNNNNNNNNNNNNNNNNNNNNNNNNNNNNNNNNNNNNNNNNNNNNNNNNNNNNNNNNNNNNNNNNNNNNNNNNNNNNNNNNNNNNNNNNNNNNNNNNNNNNNNNNNNNNNNNNNNNNNNNNNNNNNNNNNNNNNNNNNNNNNNNNNNNNNNNNNNNNNNNNNNNNNNNNNNNNNNNNNNNNNNNNNNNNNNNNNNNNNNNNNNNNNNNNNNNNNNNNNNNNNNNNNNNNNNNNNNNNNNNNNNNNNNNNNNNNNNNNNNNNNNNNNNNNNNNNNNNNNNNNNNNNNNNNNNNNNNNNNNNNNNNNNNNNNNNNNNNNNNNNNNNNNNNNNNNNNNNNNNNNNNNNNNNNNNNNNNNNNNNNNNNNNNNNNNNNNNNNNNNNNNNNNNNNNNNNNNNNNNNNNNNNNNNNNNNNNNNNNNNNNNNNNNNNNNNNNNNNNNNNNNNNNNNNNNNNNNNNNNNNNNNNNNNNNNNNNNNNNNNNNNNNNNNNNNNNNNNNNNNNNNNNNNNNNNNNNNNNNNNNNNNNNNNNNNNNNNNNNNNNNNNNNNNNNNNNNNNNNNNNNNNNNNNNNNNNNNNNNNNNNNNNNNNNNNNNNNNNNNNNNNNNNNNNNNNNNNNNNNNNNNNNNNNNNNNNNNNNNNNNNNNNNNNNNNNNNNNNNNNNNNNNNNNNNNNNNNNNNNNNNNNNNNNNNNNNNNNNNNNNNNNNNNNNNNNNNNNNNNNNNNNNNNNNNNNNNNNNNNNNNNNNNNNNNNNNNNNNNNNNNNNNNNNNNNNNNNNNNNNNNNNNNNNNNNNNNNNNNNNNNNNNNNNNNNNNNNNNNNNNNNNNNNNNNNNNNNNNNNNNNNNNNNNNNNNNNNNNNNNNNNNNNNNNNNNNNNNNNNNNNNNNNNNNNNNNNNNNNNNNNNNNNNNNNNNNNNNNNNNNNNNNNNNNNNNNNNNNNNNNNNNNNNNNNNNNNNNNNNNNNNNNNNNNNNNNNNNNNNNNNNNNNNNNNNNNNNNNNNNNNNNNNNNNNNNNNNNAATCAACTGAttcacatttttattcaaatataatgcaACCTGTACGGTATTTAGCAAGAAATAGCCGTAGTTTGTTGCAAAACGTGGATAGCAACGTCGTCGAGTCATTGAATGGAATTATAGCGAAATTAATTGGTGGCAAAAGGATTAATTTTGCAATGTCGAGGTCATACCAAGGGCGTGTGGCTGCTGCAACAGTGATGAAGAATACAAAACGACCActgtataaattacataaaacttTATTGCAGAATAGTCCTGGGAATAAATGGCCATCGTCGAAGTTGGAAATACAACGCCAGAAAAAACAAATGCGTCAAAACGAACTTAGGAGCAAAACGTACAGAACTAAATTGAAGTTCCAAAGTGACTACGTTGATCCGTCGTACGGTGAAAAGTCACAAAAACCGGATATGACCACCGAACAATttgaagatgaaaaaaaaaatatttttaaattgttaaaagaaATGGCAGCTAACCACGTTGTCATTGAAAAAGAAACAGTGGAACAATCAGCATCAAGCAAATGGTTGGAATATAGAAGGAATCTTATTACGGCTTCAATTTTTGGACGCATAATTTGTTTACGAGCTGATACAGGATGTGAAAGTGTTATAAAAAGTATGTTGTACTCACTAAACGTCGATTGTAAAGCAATGGAATATGGGCGAGAACATGAACAAGAGGCAAAGTTACAATTGGAAACAGTTTTGGGTGTAAGTATTAGTGAATGTGGTTTATTTATAGAcaccaaaaataatttcttaggAGCAACACCTGATAGGTAATGACACATTGGTCGAAATTAAATGTCCCATATCTGCTGCAAATTTAACGCCTGAGGAAGGGATACGCCAAAGAAAATTACtctatggaaataaataaaataaagatatataGGATAAATACTCATCATAATACTATTNNNNNNNNNNNNNNNNNNNNNNNNNNNNNNNNNNNNNNNNNNNNNNNNNNgtatataaaatgaaaatataaacattcagtacaattttcaagtatctacggtaattcctttttgaattacaacaaaataacaaaatcgctacatgagaaattgagtgaacaTCCAATCTTAGAAAAATATGAACTAAAAACGCTcaaagaaatttaattaaatttgcttcttgatatttttttgttaataaagatagacaatcttatgaggaatcttgtattacattttctaatcttagatttaaatagaaaaatttttatgaatttctaactcaaaataatttgcaaattttcgtaatttttacgtattttgtcaaaatttgaactttaaatgcttagaaaaaaaaattgtgactacggatttttgatatttttcatctacctttgaaacaatatattaggagtcttctattaaattttcaagaatttttacccaacaaataaaatgttattgatatttatagaaaaaaataaaaaaaaaattgaaactgaaaatgtccgtaaatttAATTCGACTTTCcggtagagatttttttttttataaatttaggcatacttatgaagaatcttatgttaaattttcaaatcttagatttaaaaagaaacatttttatgaatttctaactcaaaataatttgttaattttcgtgtattttccgtattttgtcaagatttaaactctaaatgcttataaaaaaaaaattgtgacaatgtatttttaatattttccaactacTGTTGTAAGAATGTATAAGAAGcatcgtattaaattttcaagcatttttatccATAATATGTTCATGTTTTAAGTGTTTCCGTGTgctttttttcgtaaaatatcAACTAAGTACTTttggtttgataaaaataatttaattagacaCAGCCGCCTTATAACCTGCTTGGTCATGACACttccttttatattatataagcgcaggataatttaattttaacgaaaTCGGGTATTTCTCTAGCAATGCATTTCAATCGACGATATCACCAATATCTACAAATTCCAACATCCACGGGAAATGGAACTACTCGTTAACCAATGATGATATTTCACTAGCTACCCCTCTGGATACTGCTGAGTACCAAAATTCATTGGTGGATATGACTTATCATTTACAACCTAGTTGTTCATCACCAATTAATAAAGAAGTAAATGTATCATCTTCGTTATTCAATacagtattaaatatatcaccAATCAAcaaatcagaaatattatctACAAAAGACCAAACACAATACGAAGAATATCCAAATTTATGCACTTCAGATTCACTGGCGAAGAATGATACAGAAGAAATTGAAGTATGTGGTAGaagaattgtaaatatattcaatttattcgaggaaattaaaaatattgacaaccATGAACCATTTGactgtagttttaaaaatatgattgtcaTTGGTGAGAAACGAATtggttttaaatcaattttcacTTTTAAGTGCAGTATGTGTCAAAGTAAAAAGACAGTGTGTACtgaaaacaatgtatttatgCCCATAAATACATCAGCAGTCATTGGTGTCTTGAACATTGGGTGTGGTTATAGTCAGCTTCAAGAGTTTATGAGTGCAATGGAAGTACCAGCTATTCATATAAAGACATACCAAGCTGAGCACGATCGTATATGTAAAGGGTACGAAGAAACCGCCTTAGAAACAATGAGAGAAGCAGCAAAAGTTGAAGCTGAACTAGCCATTGCAGAAGGAGAAGTCGATGCTGATGGAACACCTTTAGTGGCAGTCGTAGCTGATGGAAGCTGGTGCAAGAGGTCGTATAGGACTATGTACAATTCACCTTCTGGTATGGtgagtaataatttttactttacataataatataatagtagaataAGTATAGAGAATACAGCATAGTAAAATAAGAGCagtaatctatttttatttataatattttatactatatagtgccTGATACTAGTTTATAGTactgtattatataagtttaaagtAGAACAGATAATTTAACTACATTCAACTACACAATTTAGGtacttaagtattatattacaacaaaaattatctgacataggtataggtactatatatatgttaacatttttaatttttttaggctGCACTTGTAGGATACAGAACAAGAAAGGTTTTATTTATGGGTGTCAAGAATAAATTCTGCGCAACATGTGCTAGAACAAAAACCGAGGATAAAGCTAAAAACCAccaatgttttaaaaactggAAGTCTTCTGACGGGTCATCAGCAATGGAGGCCGCGGTAGTTGTCGAGGGGTTCAAAGAAAGTGAAAGCATGTATGGAATAAGGTACCATAAATTAATTGGTGATGGAGACAGCAGCGTTTATAAGAAAATTTTGGACGCACGTCCCTACAAAAATCTCACaatcgaaaaaattgatttagaattCGAAACgaacaaataggtaggtatagtctGCATTTGTTTTACGTACCTAATATCATAtaccataattcataatatagttttaaatttataaaattatcaaatatcaatacgtagatatatatttaatacaattttaaaaaccaaattacctactataactttttcaatttaaataattgtttgttatttattacattataaaataaaatataatatactaaaatattttatttgttattttcttcCTTACATATATAGTTGACTAACGACCGTCCTTCCAGGTTTTTGAGTCGATGACCAATAAAATGGGATGACACTACAGGCATTGTTCGTTGGTATTCCTATAACAAATCCGCAAGACaacgaatatttaaattaattgtttactgTTTTAATACACGGATGCTTATAGGAGCTGTAAATCGTAAATCAAttcgtatatacctacttcTTCGTAAATATTGTCGTGTATTTCTTTCTTATTTCTCCAACTATCTTGTTTTGATTTCGGATCGAATGACTTATTCGAGTTAAAAAGCAGTTCGTTCTGCAGTTTTTGTACGACCGGTTTCTTGTTACcaaagtaacttattaaatcTTTTTCTGATATGTCCTAAATCACAGTTGTAAATTAGTGTCTTTGAACACTAAGGGTACCTACTTAAGCACCGAGCAAAATTTGACTAGAGGGAGGTTCAAATTTagattatgaatttatgataccTTTAATGGTACATTAGACTTTTCAAGTTTCATCCACATGGCCGCTAAAGATCTTTCTACTTGTGTCGGTGTATGCCAATCAGCCATAGTTTTCGCCTATAGAAGTATATGAAGAATAGTAGAgaatttaatagaatttaatatttaccacaAGTCTAAAAGAGTACATACCATATTAGATATAAACTTGATATGCGGTGATTACTCAATTACTGGTTATAGTCTagtattctgtataatatggtCAGTAAGTATGCCTAGAATCCTGCGAGTggtttatgaataaaattgtattatgtggatcactgttataatatattatgatgttgtaTCAATCGTTGccatagatactataatatctaataaatattttaaattttaatagataaCCATAATAAACACTACCTATATCGAAATGCATTATTTTCGAtcacgttaattttttttttaaattatgatcaacAACAATATTCTGCACAATAACcacataatgattattattttatatcatcaacTAGCTCTCCAAGCGTCACTGGGGgagacccccaaaccccccccccccccccgagttGGCGAGGAGTGTTAACAGATGTCAGAAGCTGCAGTGGTCTTTTGATCTGGTCGTCGGTCTTGAGCCAGTAGGTGTGTGATAAGGAGGCCTGgtgataaggttaggaccacCGCGGTTCGATGTGGTAGCCCGGGTAAGCAACAATGttcgcggacaacgttcattactgtcaccgaaaacgcaaaattaagtaataaatcacgtgaaaaaaaattcaaaacatttcgttCTACACTCTCCGCGATGTCGCGAACGAAGAACCTATACATTTAGCGGGTAACGCGAATAACTGGCCAACGGGGAGATCAGACGTTTTAAAAAGGGGTAAAACtcgacattttgacaaaactatTGATAAACTCGGCCGGGAATCCGAATAAAATCTTAACGGGGTCGTACAAATGCCGTAAAAGAAGTGGgtaaaacttaaatttgaaaaaaataagaaaattttcgttaaatatgataaggcggaagtgatagcgaaaggtaaataacgaaaaaaaaacgcggCCGGTCATCCGCACCGACGCTTTACCTACTTAAGAACTGTAGTCAAATCTATAACTCTTAAACCGTTGCGCCGTCCCGAACGCGATTAAATTTACCTACAGTATAGTCGACTCGACTcgagctaggatattttattatataattaatatttatacatttatttattatataatatatacatgtaggtacctaactacctaCAGACCAATACAgtggctatatcgtgtatatttatgccaaatcaaatatataaataccgatATAAGGAAGCGTGACCGAGTAGGCAAAAGGACAAAAggcagtgaaatataatattataggtaataataataacgcagtttattgaatcaaaaaaaaaacatgtaaatatatcgataaaaaaatcgaacttttcgaCGCATGTATTTAGtgcctgtatatagtaatacctacgcgCCTTTGAGGGCCAGTTGTACAGTCGTTGGTTATGGGACCACTGCCCAGAGGACAGAGTGGATGCAAGTACATACTTGCCATCcttgatattttttcaaaatacgttAAGCTCTACCCACTGAAAAGAGCTACCACAGATACCATCGTCAAGAGAATAGTGAATGATTACATTCCTACCATGggaatattagaaaaaattctCACAGACAATGGAACGCAATTCACTAGTCAAAAATGGAACCGAATTATGAACACggaaaaaaattgatagttaatttaactgtaattacagtatatttaactgtaaattataattacatatgtgACAGCTATAAATTTAGTTccaattacaaaattgtattagttaaacttttatagttattttaacagTATTGTTATATATGTTATTCATAATCTTGATACATGTTGTCATGTTGctattgtaatgttataatatacgcagGGTAAGGTGTCAGCACTGCATTAGTAATAAAGAGGTGATCAGTGGTGACCACGGGCAGACAGTCAGTGCTGTGCGTTTGTGCTGTGAGTTAGTGTCCATGACACTGGGTCGGTGACTGATGCTGACACTTGAGTCCTTGTGTATGAGTAACTGAACCTGAGTCTTAATGTGTTTATAGTATAGTTATGTCATGTTGCaataaagtgaatttttttataatcttaatCTATTAGTTGCAAATTTTATGAGTATATTTAACAATTCAGAAGTGGGATGAATTGCTACCTAACGGGGAAAGTGCGACCTCGTCCGTAGCAAACGCCGAAAACGGTTGCGGTACCGTCGTGAGTACGATTCGTTAATGTGTTAACTTTTGTGTGTATGAGTTTCGttcgttttgaattattttctttatcgtAAGAAAACGTGGTTTGtgcgacattttttttttttgagttcgAACATAACCTCAAATATTTGTTGTGAGATTAACGATAACCATAGTGATCGTTTTGTACCTTGGTAACTGCGATTCCCGTTATCTCTTATCACCTTATCATANNNNNNNNNNNNNNNNNNNNNNNNNNNNNNNNNNNNNNNNNNNNNNNNNNTTTGGGTTTTTTTCGCTAGGGATGTTTTTTATGTCGGTAAGGTTTTCGGTGGATGGATTATGATGtttttaattgatgttttctaGGTCATCCTCGAGGTTTTGGGATGATTTTTGATGGATTTAGGGGATGTGTTTTGGGGATTGTTTAGATGTTTTTAGGTCATGTTTTCAAGGTCATCATTTATGGTTAGGGGATGTTTTAAGAGATGGTTTTCCGGGTTGATGTGTGTTTGAGTATTTTTTCAaggtcattatttttaaatttattggggATAGTGttgtttattgtgtttttaaatttaaatttctagttTACTATTCTTACGGCGAAAGATGTATCAAAAATGAATCCGGTGGAGGTTGACGTCGATAGCGTTGTGTTTGGGTTTTCCTCGCTTGCAGCGTACAAACCCAACACACCTTTCGAAGTCAGTGTCACCGGTAACTATGTTCCATGCCGGAATACAAAATTGTTGGATGGCATTTTCGGGGTTTCTCGAAAGAGTAAGTGTGAACGTTTAAtcgaggttaggttaggtttattaatttgttttaattgtatagcCTACTCTCACGTGGAGTTTACCTTAGGGGGTGACCCTCCAATAAGGGTGCTCGTCAGTGTGCCGAATGGACTTCGTTCCTCCGATCTGCCTTCGGACACGTCGGAGGACGAAGTTGACGTCGATGAGGTCAATTACGACTTTAGGAAACTGTTTTTCGACATAGTTCTGGGCCCAGCAATCCTCAAGTTGGGCTCAGGCTGTTGGAGCAGGAGGAAGGGGGCCGGTATCCCTTCACTAGTAGGTGGCACCTCCACCCCGCTGAATGGCCGAAGTTGGCATTCGAGATGGAGGAAATATGCACCGAAGCCGGCAGGAAGAGTCTGGTCGATATTTGTAAGTGTTATCTTGTCTATTTCTTTTGTATTTTCCTTAgtgtaattttacataaattaattgaattttaggTTTTATGTGGCGCTCCATGGGCTGCAGCTTCCGCAGGATGCTGCCAACACGCTCATTAGCCGGTACCTCGGCCCTTACCACACTTCAATCGTCATTTTGGCATTTAATTATCGATGAAGTCGTCGGTGAGGGTGGTGCTGGTGAGCCGTGAGGCAGCCCAGCGGACGCTCAGTGGGGTGAGGTTTTACCCAGGTCTAGGTGTTTATGACCACGGCTATTGCACAGCCACCGCCGTTCACCAAGCCCatcaggtattttttttttcttttaaattatttaatattgatttttaataatttttattgtatgat is drawn from Acyrthosiphon pisum isolate AL4f unplaced genomic scaffold, pea_aphid_22Mar2018_4r6ur Scaffold_21036;HRSCAF=22848, whole genome shotgun sequence and contains these coding sequences:
- the LOC100568708 gene encoding uncharacterized protein LOC100568708 isoform X1; this encodes MAKTMADWHTPTQVERSLAAMWMKLEKSNVPLKDISEKDLISYFGNKKPVVQKLQNELLFNSNKSFDPKSKQDSWRNKKEIHDNIYEEEYQRTMPVVSSHFIGHRLKNLEGRSLVNYICKEENNK
- the LOC100568708 gene encoding uncharacterized protein LOC100568708 isoform X2, whose translation is MAKTMADWHTPTQVERSLAAMWMKLEKSNVPLKDISEKDLISYFGNKKPVVQKLQNELLFNSNKSFDPKSKQDSWRNKKEIHDNIYEEVGIPTNNACSVIPFYWSSTQKPGRTVVSQLYM